From the genome of Psychrilyobacter atlanticus DSM 19335, one region includes:
- a CDS encoding DNA topoisomerase produces MKKLIIAEKPSLGRNIASALGLKKRGNGYIEGEKYIVSWAFGHLFELSNVDDYFGKKMKWKEVELPFTPRKFKFKLKESKGIAEQFKVLKNLMEREDVEGIINCGDADREGQIIIDRIIKESKIKKEVYRLWLPEQTKETIVEEVKNIKPDREYIKLAFEGYSRTVMDWLFGINLTRYITLKSGQLMPVGRVLIPVLKFIYDRDTAIEKFVKEKYIQLESECEKDEVKFKLSKSTKYLIKDEKKADSKCEELNSCEGEVLSKENKEIKKQPGKLFSLSKLQSQLSKKNKIDFKGSLEIIQKLYENGYITYPRTNTEYLAVNEKGKVKQLLKALSKDHNVKFKDSKKIFDDDKVESHSAIIPTMKFPKNNLNGREKIIYETILNRFISNFLAEETITAKVVVTIGVGNEKFKLSGESVVQVGFYKYEPATFENKLPNFIVGDTFKVEFKKILKETKPPRKVSERELAAHLKNPFRKDSDTEEDEYKAILKGIEIGTEATRTGIIENAKKYEYISQKGSNFSLEPLGQKVVETLDKLNIDLYKTKTVEFSKLLKKVYKGNSTIQETIDLVTEELQRIIGQNIEIPRVYNDSEREIIGVCPRCGKNIYENSKGFSCVGYRDTPPCNFTLWKESKYKSIEVKISKTRAKKLIKGETIPVKKIKGKNEKVYSAEFKLEDTGKYVNLKLEKYFPVEE; encoded by the coding sequence ATGAAAAAATTAATTATAGCGGAAAAACCCAGTTTAGGGAGAAATATAGCCAGTGCATTGGGACTAAAAAAAAGAGGGAACGGGTATATAGAAGGGGAGAAATATATTGTTTCTTGGGCATTCGGTCATCTGTTCGAACTATCAAATGTGGATGATTATTTTGGTAAGAAGATGAAGTGGAAGGAGGTCGAGTTACCCTTTACACCACGGAAGTTTAAATTTAAATTAAAGGAGAGCAAGGGAATAGCTGAACAATTTAAAGTTCTTAAAAACCTTATGGAGAGGGAAGATGTTGAAGGAATTATCAATTGCGGAGATGCAGACAGAGAGGGACAGATAATAATAGACAGGATTATAAAGGAATCCAAGATAAAAAAAGAGGTATACAGGTTATGGCTTCCGGAACAAACTAAGGAAACCATCGTAGAGGAAGTTAAAAATATAAAACCTGACAGAGAATATATAAAATTAGCATTCGAGGGATATTCTAGAACTGTTATGGATTGGCTCTTTGGTATAAATTTGACCAGATATATCACCTTGAAAAGTGGTCAATTAATGCCGGTAGGTAGGGTATTAATACCTGTATTAAAATTTATCTATGACAGGGACACAGCTATAGAGAAATTTGTTAAGGAAAAATATATTCAGCTTGAGAGTGAGTGTGAGAAGGATGAGGTTAAATTTAAACTGTCTAAAAGCACAAAATATCTCATAAAAGATGAGAAAAAAGCAGATTCAAAGTGTGAAGAATTAAACTCCTGTGAGGGGGAAGTTTTATCCAAGGAAAATAAGGAGATTAAAAAACAGCCGGGGAAATTGTTTTCATTGTCAAAATTACAGTCCCAGCTTTCAAAAAAAAATAAGATAGATTTTAAAGGATCTTTGGAAATAATTCAGAAATTATATGAGAATGGATACATAACATATCCCAGAACAAATACAGAATACCTGGCTGTGAATGAAAAGGGGAAAGTTAAACAGCTCCTTAAAGCACTTTCAAAGGATCACAATGTAAAGTTTAAAGATTCCAAAAAGATATTTGATGATGATAAGGTGGAGAGTCATAGTGCAATAATTCCAACTATGAAATTTCCTAAGAACAATTTAAACGGCCGGGAAAAAATAATCTATGAAACTATCTTGAATCGTTTTATCTCAAATTTTTTAGCTGAGGAAACTATTACAGCTAAGGTTGTAGTAACAATAGGTGTAGGAAATGAAAAATTTAAACTTTCAGGAGAGAGTGTTGTACAGGTAGGATTTTACAAATACGAACCTGCAACTTTTGAAAATAAACTGCCTAATTTTATTGTAGGAGATACCTTCAAAGTTGAGTTCAAAAAAATACTAAAGGAAACTAAGCCTCCCAGGAAAGTGTCGGAAAGGGAACTGGCAGCCCATTTAAAAAATCCATTCAGAAAGGACAGTGATACCGAAGAAGACGAGTATAAGGCTATATTAAAGGGAATCGAGATAGGTACCGAGGCAACAAGAACAGGGATAATAGAAAATGCTAAAAAATATGAATATATATCCCAGAAGGGATCTAATTTTTCATTAGAACCGTTGGGACAAAAAGTAGTTGAGACATTGGATAAATTAAATATAGATCTATATAAAACAAAGACTGTAGAGTTTTCTAAACTCCTGAAAAAAGTGTATAAGGGAAATAGCACTATCCAGGAAACTATCGACCTAGTCACAGAGGAACTACAGAGAATTATTGGTCAGAATATAGAGATACCTAGGGTATACAATGATTCAGAAAGGGAGATAATCGGAGTCTGTCCCAGGTGTGGTAAAAACATCTATGAGAATAGTAAGGGATTTTCATGTGTCGGGTATAGAGACACCCCGCCGTGTAACTTCACTCTGTGGAAGGAGAGTAAATACAAGTCCATAGAGGTAAAAATATCTAAAACCAGGGCTAAAAAATTAATAAAAGGGGAAACGATTCCTGTAAAGAAGATAAAGGGTAAAAATGAAAAGGTATATTCAGCTGAATTTAAATTAGAAGATACTGGGAAATATGTAAACTTAAAGTTAGAAAAGTATTTTCCTGTGGAAGAATAA
- a CDS encoding M20 metallopeptidase family protein, whose amino-acid sequence MDSNKILKLAKEISPWLSKVRGDFHMYPELGMQEFRTQRKICEYLDEFGILHKKMAKTGVVGEIKGKNVFKTIALRADIDALPILEKNEVSYRSKNSGVMHACGHDAHTTILLGVAKILSEQKDELGVNVRFIFQPAEETVGGAEPMIKEGVLEGVDAIFGLHVSSLIEKGSVEYRYKQMNASSDSIEIEIQGKSAHGAYPGDGVDAIVITAQLITAMQSIVSRIDARDSAVLTVGMIEGGTAPNIIADSVKLTGTLRTLDPKIRELVKEKLKILVDTLPVSMGGKGKLKVGRGYSTLINDDKMVELIKKNATDILGAENVIEKEKANMGVEDFGYYLEKIPGVFFYLGVKNEKKGITASAHNECFDIDEEALHLGVTIQILNVLSV is encoded by the coding sequence ATGGATAGCAATAAAATTTTAAAATTAGCCAAAGAGATATCTCCCTGGCTTTCCAAAGTCAGGGGAGACTTTCATATGTATCCGGAGTTGGGAATGCAGGAGTTTCGTACCCAGCGAAAAATTTGTGAATATTTAGATGAATTTGGGATATTGCATAAAAAGATGGCAAAGACTGGGGTAGTAGGTGAGATAAAGGGCAAAAATGTATTTAAAACTATAGCTCTTAGAGCTGATATCGATGCTCTGCCTATTTTGGAAAAAAATGAAGTTTCTTACAGATCTAAAAATTCTGGAGTTATGCATGCCTGCGGTCATGATGCCCATACTACTATCCTTTTGGGGGTAGCTAAAATACTCAGTGAACAAAAAGATGAATTAGGAGTAAATGTAAGATTTATATTTCAGCCTGCAGAAGAAACTGTAGGAGGAGCTGAACCTATGATTAAAGAGGGTGTTTTAGAAGGTGTAGACGCGATATTTGGATTACATGTGAGTTCTCTGATAGAAAAAGGAAGCGTGGAATACAGGTATAAGCAGATGAATGCTTCTTCGGACAGCATAGAGATAGAAATTCAGGGGAAATCTGCTCATGGAGCTTATCCTGGAGACGGGGTAGACGCAATTGTGATAACAGCTCAATTGATAACAGCTATGCAATCAATAGTCAGCCGAATAGATGCCAGAGACAGTGCAGTATTGACTGTGGGGATGATAGAGGGAGGTACAGCACCTAATATTATAGCGGATTCTGTGAAATTAACGGGAACTTTAAGAACTTTGGATCCTAAGATCAGAGAGTTAGTTAAAGAAAAATTAAAGATTTTGGTGGATACTCTACCTGTCTCCATGGGTGGAAAGGGGAAATTAAAGGTTGGAAGAGGATATTCAACTCTTATTAATGATGATAAGATGGTAGAGTTAATCAAGAAAAACGCCACAGATATTTTAGGGGCAGAGAATGTAATAGAAAAAGAAAAAGCTAATATGGGTGTAGAAGATTTTGGATATTATTTAGAAAAAATACCAGGAGTATTTTTTTATCTGGGAGTAAAAAATGAAAAAAAAGGTATAACGGCATCGGCTCACAATGAATGTTTTGATATAGATGAAGAAGCATTGCATTTAGGAGTTACTATTCAGATTTTAAATGTCTTGTCGGTATAA
- a CDS encoding S66 peptidase family protein — translation MLKGKSLKKGDTIGIVAPANSGSKEKVLRSKKKLESLGYRVKLGKHIFDTWHSFAGTDKGRVSDINNFFKDPEVDALMCLRGGYGSIRIVEALDIEMIKRNPKIFIGYSDITTLHSALNQRAGLVTFHGPMAVSNFFDIEKFTVDSFVESLENIGGREIINPTELKSMIDGKATGVVAGGNLTTLMGDMGTPNELDFKGKILFIEEIREPTYKVDRALTQLLNSGKLGQLNGIILGDFNNCIPASEYDMPLMDLLEDRLKGLGIPIIYNFKSGHCKPMVTLPLGIEVEIDCDKLTIRSLEGAVR, via the coding sequence ATGTTAAAGGGGAAAAGTTTAAAAAAGGGAGATACCATAGGGATAGTGGCTCCTGCTAATTCAGGTTCTAAAGAGAAGGTACTTAGGTCAAAAAAAAAGTTAGAAAGCCTGGGATACAGGGTGAAATTAGGAAAGCACATCTTTGATACCTGGCATTCATTTGCAGGAACAGACAAAGGCAGAGTATCGGATATAAATAATTTTTTCAAAGATCCTGAGGTAGATGCACTCATGTGTCTTCGTGGGGGATATGGAAGTATCAGAATTGTGGAGGCACTGGATATTGAGATGATAAAGAGAAATCCTAAGATATTTATAGGGTACAGCGATATTACAACACTTCATAGTGCTTTGAACCAAAGAGCTGGTTTGGTTACATTTCATGGGCCCATGGCTGTTTCTAATTTTTTTGATATAGAAAAGTTTACGGTGGATTCATTTGTAGAAAGTCTGGAAAATATTGGTGGCAGAGAGATAATAAATCCAACAGAATTAAAATCTATGATAGATGGAAAGGCTACAGGAGTTGTGGCAGGGGGGAACTTAACGACTCTTATGGGGGATATGGGGACTCCCAATGAGCTTGATTTTAAAGGAAAAATATTGTTTATAGAGGAGATCAGAGAACCTACGTATAAGGTTGATCGCGCTCTGACCCAGCTTTTAAATTCGGGAAAACTGGGTCAGTTAAATGGAATTATATTGGGAGATTTTAACAATTGTATTCCTGCATCAGAATACGATATGCCCCTTATGGATCTCTTAGAGGACAGACTAAAGGGATTGGGTATTCCTATAATTTATAATTTTAAATCGGGCCATTGTAAACCCATGGTAACTCTTCCATTGGGGATAGAGGTAGAGATAGATTGTGATAAGTTAACGATTAGAAGTTTAGAGGGAGCGGTAAGATGA
- the dacB gene encoding D-alanyl-D-alanine carboxypeptidase/D-alanyl-D-alanine endopeptidase encodes MKNVLKKLIVLIILVSIISCRSAEVPTVPIRSKTETVISDFRELPKIENASLGIKVMNLETDKTLFELNSDKSLVPASNMKLLTTGVGLEVLGADYRFKTIIAYDGKIRTDGTLDGNIYIIGGGDPTLGSKYLVAKDPERVTMEEKKKQLEFLNIWVEKIKTMGIKKINGQIVADQSYYPEITLSQTWEWGDLRYTFASKPSGLTFLDNSIRLTMRKEGKNIRASVSPSWVNTVVTNRVVGDDKKVSKITLVVPPYSNEIIAVGTMNRSIISYNTVMQDPASALGRIFSETLERGGIENNGSRLRDRAETTKNKKNLIYTQYSPRLEEIIGYMNKYSVNLFAEHLKIEVEKKLREKNKETKVDNVETMKGYWSNRISTRGLYIYDGSGLSRYDGVTPNTVVEVLKYMNKSNEFFSFYNSLAEPGKGGTFKNFQEKTVLVDNLHGKSGTLTGVKSYGGYMYNVDGDLLAFSIIINHHGMSGTGISKKLEKVMESIYYLK; translated from the coding sequence ATGAAGAATGTGTTAAAAAAATTGATTGTATTGATAATTTTGGTGTCTATAATTTCATGTAGGAGTGCCGAGGTACCCACTGTTCCAATAAGATCTAAGACAGAAACAGTGATAAGTGATTTTAGGGAACTGCCAAAAATAGAAAATGCCAGTTTAGGGATAAAGGTTATGAACTTAGAAACTGATAAAACTTTATTTGAATTAAATTCTGACAAGTCCCTGGTACCGGCTTCTAATATGAAGTTGTTGACAACAGGAGTAGGACTAGAAGTTTTAGGGGCAGATTATAGATTTAAAACTATTATAGCTTATGATGGGAAAATTAGAACAGATGGGACTCTAGATGGGAATATCTATATTATTGGAGGAGGAGACCCTACTCTGGGATCTAAATATCTGGTTGCAAAAGATCCTGAAAGGGTAACGATGGAGGAAAAAAAGAAACAACTGGAATTTTTAAATATCTGGGTAGAAAAAATAAAAACTATGGGGATAAAAAAAATTAATGGGCAGATAGTTGCTGATCAGTCTTATTATCCAGAAATAACTCTGTCTCAAACCTGGGAATGGGGGGATTTGAGGTATACCTTTGCTTCAAAACCCAGCGGACTTACTTTTTTGGATAACAGTATCAGGCTGACAATGAGAAAGGAAGGTAAAAATATCAGGGCAAGTGTGTCTCCATCATGGGTTAATACTGTGGTAACTAATAGAGTTGTAGGAGATGATAAAAAAGTATCTAAAATAACCTTGGTAGTACCTCCCTATAGCAATGAAATAATTGCAGTGGGAACTATGAATAGATCTATAATTTCATATAATACAGTGATGCAGGATCCGGCTTCTGCCTTGGGGAGAATATTTTCTGAAACTTTAGAAAGGGGCGGTATAGAAAATAATGGAAGCAGATTGAGGGATAGAGCTGAAACAACGAAAAATAAAAAGAACCTTATTTATACCCAATATTCTCCTAGGTTGGAGGAGATCATAGGCTATATGAATAAGTACAGTGTAAATTTATTTGCAGAACACCTAAAGATAGAAGTGGAGAAAAAGTTAAGGGAAAAAAATAAAGAGACAAAGGTAGATAACGTTGAAACAATGAAGGGATACTGGAGTAATCGTATATCTACAAGGGGTCTTTATATCTATGATGGAAGTGGGTTATCCCGTTACGATGGAGTGACTCCTAATACTGTAGTAGAGGTCTTGAAATATATGAATAAATCTAATGAATTTTTCAGTTTTTATAATTCTTTAGCTGAGCCTGGAAAGGGTGGAACCTTTAAAAATTTTCAAGAAAAGACAGTTTTAGTGGATAATCTTCATGGGAAAAGTGGAACCCTTACAGGAGTAAAATCTTATGGAGGGTATATGTATAATGTTGATGGAGATCTCCTGGCATTCTCTATAATAATAAATCATCATGGGATGAGCGGTACTGGGATATCTAAAAAATTAGAAAAAGTTATGGAAAGTATCTATTATTTGAAATAA
- a CDS encoding ATP-binding cassette domain-containing protein, translating to MLKFKNITTNEKKPYLNNLNLNVSNGRFVLLNYKSKIEKDKMIDLICQLDTPKSGGIIIGGKNLSKFNCRSKIIHKRIGICFEDLKLIQTKDVLANITLPLEIHTKLSPKKLIETGEKQLKNFGLLEKKNNSLTTLNLEEKQRLNIARSLVLDPELIILDNPQIHLKIEKIESLMKYFQDLNSKGKTIVIFTNNKKIENMINCDKYILEKGAISNV from the coding sequence ATGTTAAAATTTAAAAATATAACTACCAATGAGAAGAAACCCTATCTTAATAATTTAAATTTAAATGTTTCAAATGGAAGATTTGTCCTTTTAAATTATAAATCTAAAATAGAAAAAGATAAGATGATCGACTTAATCTGCCAGCTTGATACTCCTAAATCCGGTGGTATCATAATCGGAGGTAAAAACCTCTCTAAATTTAATTGTCGTTCAAAAATAATCCATAAAAGAATAGGAATTTGTTTTGAAGATTTGAAACTTATACAAACAAAAGATGTCCTAGCAAATATAACTCTTCCTTTGGAGATCCATACAAAATTATCTCCTAAAAAACTCATTGAAACAGGTGAGAAGCAGTTAAAAAATTTCGGTCTTTTAGAGAAAAAAAATAATTCTTTAACAACTCTAAATTTAGAGGAAAAGCAAAGACTCAATATTGCCAGATCTCTAGTTTTAGATCCTGAATTGATTATCTTAGATAATCCTCAAATTCATTTAAAAATCGAAAAAATTGAGAGTTTGATGAAATATTTTCAAGATCTCAACAGCAAGGGAAAAACTATAGTAATTTTTACCAACAATAAAAAAATTGAAAATATGATAAATTGTGACAAATATATCTTAGAGAAGGGAGCAATATCCAATGTTTAA
- a CDS encoding helix-turn-helix domain-containing protein, whose product MDIGKKIKRLRQEKFLTQDELAMRCELSKGFISQVERDLTSPSITTLIDILEGLGTNLRDFFNEDEDEKIVFKKEDVFENIDEELKYKIEWIVPNAQKNQMEPILITIEEGGRYKEELPHEGEEFGYVLSGTVLIHLGEKTYKARKGESFYYKSRKNHYISNAGKNIVKVLWVSNPPAF is encoded by the coding sequence ATGGATATAGGCAAAAAAATTAAAAGACTGAGACAGGAAAAATTTCTCACTCAAGATGAGTTAGCTATGAGGTGTGAACTATCCAAAGGTTTTATATCCCAAGTAGAAAGAGATCTTACATCTCCATCTATAACTACCCTAATAGATATATTAGAGGGATTGGGCACCAACCTTCGAGATTTCTTTAATGAAGATGAGGATGAAAAAATCGTCTTTAAAAAGGAAGACGTCTTCGAGAATATCGATGAAGAATTAAAATATAAGATCGAGTGGATCGTTCCTAATGCACAAAAAAATCAAATGGAACCTATTCTTATAACTATAGAAGAAGGTGGAAGGTATAAGGAAGAACTCCCCCACGAAGGAGAGGAATTTGGGTATGTACTCAGCGGTACTGTCTTAATTCATTTGGGAGAAAAAACATACAAGGCCCGTAAAGGGGAGTCATTTTACTATAAATCTAGAAAAAATCACTACATTTCCAATGCAGGAAAAAATATAGTTAAAGTTCTATGGGTATCTAACCCGCCGGCATTTTAA
- a CDS encoding cell division protein FtsX, giving the protein MFKKIRQMNTEINELIQKNITYYTLSFTTLIFAFLFFNISVISIYNIYQSNKTLNKSYTLSVYMNNNVSQNSIEKIEKNILNLDGIEQISYINKELAFKKLADQLGLSNRGIGNPLLNSFILKTEGEKNLNQAKVIIDEIDGVKEVVINQKTISTLDEKIKRNNKLLIGLLLITLLPIKIMIFNIMHSSVVSQTHDIEAKLYLGMEKREILRPYYFINNIKFISAAIIGSLTFLNLYEFIRSEIAGLNYIVPTIQAGIVVGIIIILVSLIFPFVSFNLIKVKR; this is encoded by the coding sequence ATGTTTAAAAAAATACGTCAAATGAATACCGAGATAAATGAATTGATCCAAAAAAATATAACCTACTATACCCTTAGTTTTACTACTTTGATCTTTGCATTTTTATTTTTTAATATAAGTGTTATCTCCATCTATAACATCTATCAGAGCAATAAAACTTTAAACAAAAGTTATACTCTCAGTGTGTATATGAACAACAACGTCTCTCAAAATAGTATTGAGAAGATTGAAAAAAACATTCTAAACCTTGATGGTATTGAACAAATCAGCTATATAAACAAAGAACTAGCATTTAAAAAATTAGCTGATCAATTGGGTCTCAGCAATCGTGGAATAGGTAACCCTCTTTTAAACTCTTTCATATTAAAGACTGAGGGAGAAAAAAACTTAAATCAAGCAAAAGTTATCATCGATGAGATCGACGGTGTAAAAGAAGTCGTCATCAATCAAAAAACTATCAGTACATTAGATGAAAAAATCAAAAGAAATAATAAACTTCTAATTGGACTGCTTTTAATCACATTGCTTCCTATAAAAATAATGATATTTAATATAATGCATAGTAGTGTTGTCAGTCAAACTCATGATATAGAAGCTAAATTATATTTGGGGATGGAAAAAAGGGAGATCTTAAGACCTTATTATTTTATAAATAATATAAAATTTATCTCAGCAGCGATTATAGGGAGTTTAACATTTTTAAACCTCTATGAATTTATTCGAAGTGAGATAGCTGGATTAAATTATATAGTTCCAACCATCCAGGCTGGAATAGTTGTAGGAATCATAATTATCCTTGTCAGTTTAATTTTTCCATTTGTATCTTTTAACTTAATAAAGGTTAAGAGGTAG